The following proteins are co-located in the Betta splendens chromosome 9, fBetSpl5.4, whole genome shotgun sequence genome:
- the snapc4 gene encoding snRNA-activating protein complex subunit 4 isoform X1, whose translation MSLSLSAERERLQRQVEELENILSVTHTELQLLSSDTDEEADEEDAERSAAGLLALREKVQKEIQNLETVLGTEDGSIWVSDDDGSSEESELSLSVDSCLQLNLIYQQVVQETLDQLETLLTQNHRQQNELEFQLSGTGKEPAREQPSSSSSYQQPISLYLGRFLKPYFKDKLTGLVWWERCSKNRCFCMYKCIPNLDGCLEPLEQGPPANQETKEKNSRMTGCLNNKKLRVKRWESWQKTLLIHSVSRDGLRRQIQPKLSRVDYLTQKLTSAKETDRQQLRGQIDTLEKEIDLLRAKKEEELIGGRYDEHDWQKISNIDFEGTRDADDIRRFWQNFLHPSVNKTRWSQQEVQQLKVISRRHGERHWETIAQELGTARTAFMCLQTFQRFVSDSLRRRTWTPAEDALLRELVDKMRIGNFIPYTQMSYFMKGRDPAQLIYRWNQVLDPSLKKGPWTKQEDQLLLEAVSRYGEKNWWKIRLEVPGRTDSACRDRYHDCLKAGTRRGGFDRRERELLLQLVDKHGVGHWAKIAAEIPHRNDAQCLRAWKQVSRLQPSQKHNTARQHLRRRNEGKTSSAKKSIKRRLIKVEEEEEESTEEDDEELVVQYMDSDGENDEKEIVELKMIKETEQKEEYTFPPMDQLIPAEKTENFTFLSFRPVVLPSPADAPTGRTDRSTVVGKFGRSVIIGPSPRLLQWEERHSTNRMMMMSPDQLRAYLHRRAHHVRNETQVTDLGLDYELQASVMPWIGNLLFPSKARLTTADVLRGRGEKAQLSSTLVFQLLLQAMNVDTAGCKKMIEQRRNKVVFMTPPPNPTSVQQKDPRTVAGMLQQRRATTEHSQILKQLPELPHQDKQKHQQLPLTQQTQPQQFLLMQPQPPPPHMSLSFAKEVIVRHVYTPPLSPHGPSAGRVSTSQIPASSSLYRLSDLSASTAPSSCSQLAATVPQDLKEGLPPHTGSILPPTSSQPCLAPWRKQVEAASIGQDGEQSRTQLEANVSKAKSRRKTLSCNRTQTQSMHQPLQLRPACIQSVALPTIYAGREVSTTQNLSSAPPPCLPDHDYSLVGPYPNPGLCDSDSRHLSPASKQIPSQLLPITPSHPPNYHLRERKRGSGEAGQSVDGVGKGKRIRRQSQKAKDCQETTKAQAPTKLKKTSSPCKKRPRKCQIQRPIQLVTPFPGLCLRPGQSMWIMTPGGLVQVAQVPTQALQLPLVPNGPFQLSPGRILAQRCVPLSSRGCRPLAPKPSIESVHETFPNHKSGICTFEIFPPTCVPQHVPYLVSSPIPSCPPEPNGVRMHSAEPTPSRRHLMQFSSFLMFLEPHVDVCGWLSGQGGVLVPGDGMALPYLPPFVSSLDVFSALLRTKRSLTKSSLQLLSQGSKPRHPQAKRKPDGKTEKMSSQPPPNLPDSTSGVGLHGDPPDFSISPDLSVEEAELVASVRQLVAERFSSNPAYQLLKARFLSCFTVPALMATVPPVTKKTLARRDNQQDEEECVEVLELRKSKERRRWRRSEVIGAEDEEQLFNDPALIIRRRKVGALLDILQRTGVKGYTAFLESLELDYPQLYSRITGKEPNKTFSILIGWSVCLSVCQSFVYPSKGCLCYFCLDTAGESGLTQFLMSELSRLQRVLQDEKRRRQLACSVAKDQEAWSRQQQLRDRELRKLTERVQRFREERDRLSEEMKQLRDHNYSLMADINTLNQEKSNALLANRDLQIEVERLKNTVQRAESQTRLLRRRTARPPQEGRGMILPTDTFFHPDRLEEQKEEKPEEKRETEEDTKEEEKKEEDKKEQKKEKLKHSRNPQMNLLATVFKLRRELHKAEEQRTRSVEEKEELELCCAELKGDAKMYRQRNKQTLHQLEEVIRERDKTLVLQAEQQEEVRLLMHEKDQYREHVRKLTEQSDKLELLLLRSQGEVLQLRTRLRRITCNTHQCERSSEEEEESAEKATKGSSGTSGEKEEAATLQQHSSAPGDAEDCEEKSRTAASWEEPTDGCVTVGNRPHFFYRRQRALRSKFTGLDYTGCNLDDSSISDISDSD comes from the exons ATGTCTCTATCTCTGTCAGCAGAAAGAGAACGACTCCAGCGTcaagtggaggagctggagaacattCTGTCTGTAAcgcacactgagctgcagctgctgagcagtGACACAG ATGAAGAAGCAGATGAGGAGGACGCTGAACGG TCTGCTGCAGGTTTGCTGGCTCTGAGAGAAAAGGTCCAGAAAGAGATCCAGAACCTGGAGACGGTGCTGGGAACAGAGGATGGTTCAATCTGGGTTTCAG ACGATGATGGCAGCAGCGAGGAG AGTGAGCTCAGCCTTTCAGTGGACTCCTGTCTTCAGCTGAACCTAATTTATCAGCAGGTGGTTCAGGAGACTCTGGACCAGCTGGAAACACTACTAACTCAAAACCATAGACAACAG AATGAGCTGGAGTTCCAGCTGTCTGGGACAGGCAAAGAGCCTGCTAGAGAGCagccatcatcctcctcctcctatcagcagccaatcagcttgTATTTGGGCCGCTTCCTGAAGCCTTACTTCAAGGATAAACTGACAGGACTGGTATGGTGGGAGCGATGTTCGAAGAACAGATGTTTTTGTATGTATAAATGTATTCCAAACCTGGATGGTTGTTTAGAGCCTTTAGAGCAG ggtcCTCCAGCCAATCAGGAGACGAAGGAGAAGAACAGCAGGATGACAGGATGTCTGAACAACAAGAAGCTCAGAGTGAAACGAT GGGAGAGTTGGCAGAAAACTTTGTTAATCCACTCTGTGTCCAGAGACGGTCTGAGGAGACAGATCCAGCCCAAACTGTCCAG GGTTGACTACCTGACTCAAAAACTGACCTCAGcgaaggagacagacaggcaacagCTCAGAGGGCAGATAGACACATTGGAGAAAGAAATCGACCTGCTCAG AgcgaagaaggaggaggagctaaTAGGTGGTCGATATGACGAACACGATTGGCAGAAAATATCAAATATTGAC TTTGAAGGAACAAGGGATGCAGATGACATCCGTCGGTTCTGGCAGAACTTCCTCCATCCGTCTGTCAACAAGACCCGGTGGAgtcagcaggaggtgcagcagctgaaagTTATCAGTAGGCGACATGGGGAAAGACACTGGGAGACCATCGCTCAGGAGCTTGGG ACGGCGAGAACAGCATTCATGTGTCTTCAGACGTTTCAGCGTTTTGTCTCAGACTCCCTGAGACGCAGGACCTGGACTCCTGCTGAAGATGCCCTCCTCAGAGAACTTGTGGACAAGATGAGGATCGGGAACTTCATCCCCTACACCCAGA TGAGTTACTTCATGAAAGGGCGGGACCCTGCTCAGCTGATCTACAGGTGGAACCAAGTTTTGGACCCTAGCCTGAAGAAAGGACCATGGACTAAGCAGGAGGACCAG CTCTTGCTGGAAGCTGTTTCACGTTACGGAGAGAAGAACTGGTGGAAGATTAGGTTGGAAGTTCCTGGACGCACTGACAGCGCCTGTAGAGACCG ataTCACGACTGTTTGAAGGCAGGAACCAGGAGAGGCGGGTTTGACAGACGAGAGCGGGAGCTGCTACTGCAGCTGGTGGACAAACATGGAGTTG gTCACTGGGCAAAGATTGCTGCTGAGATTCCTCATCGTAATGACGCTCAGTGTCTGAGAGCGTGGAAGCAAGTGAGCAGGCTACAACCAAGTCAG aaacacaacacagctagGCAACACCTCAGAAGGAGAAATGAGGGGAAGACGTCATCTGCTAAAAAGAGCATCAAGAGGCGACTGATAAaggttgaagaggaagaggaggagagcactGAGGAAGACGATGAGGAGTTGGTGGTGCAGTACATGGACAGTGATGGGGAGAACGATGAAAAGGAGATAGTGGAATTGAAAATGATTAaagaaacagagcagaaggaggagtatACCTTTCCTCCAATGGATCAGTTGATTCCagcagaaaagacagaaaacttCACTTTCCTCAGCTTTCGTCCAGTGGTGTTACCTTCTCCTGCTGACGCCCCCACTGGGCGCACTGATCGCTCAACTGTTGTGGGAAAATTTGGACGCTCTGTGATTATTGGACCCAGTCCTAGACTTTTGCAGTGGGAAGAGCGCCACAGTACCAACCGTATGATGATGATGTCCCCTGACCAGCTGCGAGCCTACCTGCATCGCAGGGCTCACCATGTCCGTAACGAGACCCAAGTGACAGACTTGGGCTTGGACTATGAGCTCCAGGCTTCAGTGATGCCGTGGATTGGCAACCTGCTGTTCCCATCAAAAGCCAGACTGACCACGGCAGATGTCCTAAGGGGTCGAGGAGAGAAGGCCCAGTTGTCTTCAACTTTGGTcttccagctccttctccaggcCATGAACGTGGACACTGCCGGGTGTAAGAAGATGATAGAGCAAAGAAGGAACAAAGTGGTGTTTATGACCCCACCCCCAAATCCTACCTCTGTACAGCAGAAGGATCCCCGGACCGTTGCAGgaatgctgcagcagaggagggcaACGACAGAGCACAGCCAAATTCTGAAACAGCTTCCGGAGCTGCCGCAccaagacaaacagaaacaccaaCAACTGCCTCTCACACAGCAAACCCAGCCACAGCAATTCCTCCTGATGCAGcctcaacctcctcctcctcacatgtCTCTGTCTTTTGCTAAAGAAGTCATCGTCCGCCATGTATATACACCCCCCCTCTCTCCGCATGGACCCTCTGCTGGGAGGGTCTCCACCTCTCAGATTCCAGCATCATCTTCTCTTTACAGACTGAGTGACCTGTCTGCCTCTACGGCaccaagcagctgcagccaactGGCTGCCACTGTACCTCAGGATCTCAAAGAAGGCCTGCCGCCCCACACTGGCTCCATCCtgccacccacatccagccagCCGTGCCTGGCCCCCTGGAGGAAGCAAGTGGAGGCTGCTAGCATTGGTCAGGATGGGGAACAGAGCAGAACTCAGCTGGAAGCAAATGTATCTAAG GCTAAAAGCAGACGGAAAACTCTTTCATGCAATAGAACCCAGACCCAGAGCATGCAccagcctctgcagctccgACCTGCATGTATCCAGTCTGTAGCGTTACCCACTATATACGCTGGCAGGGAGGTGTCCACAACCCAGAACCTCAGTTCAGCCCCACCTCCTTGTTTACCAGACCATGACTACTCCTTGGTTGGTCCTTACCCCAATCCAGGTCTTTGTGACTCTGACTCAAGACACCTGAGTCCAGCCTCGAAACAAATACCCTCCCAATTACTTCCAATTACTCCCAGCCACCCTCCCAATTATCACCTCAGAGAAAGAAAACGAGGAAGTGGAGAGGCCGGCCAGTCTGTGGATGGAGTTGGCAAAGGGAAAAGGATTCGAAGGCAGAGTCAGAAAGCCAAAGATTGTCAAGAAACTACTAAAGCCCAG GCTCCAACAAAACTAAAGAAAACTTCTTCCCCATGTAAGAAGCGCCCCCGTAAATGTCAGATTCAGAGACCCATACAGCTAGTGACACCATTTCCTGGGTTATGTTTACGTCCTGGTCAGTCCATGTGGATCATGACTCCTGGTGGACTGGTCCAGGTTGCACAAGTCCCGACCCAAGCTTTGCAACTGCCATTGGTTCCTAATGGCCCCTTCCAACTTTCACCAGGTCGAATTTTAGCACAACGTTGTGTGCCGCTCTCCTCCAGAGGCTGTCGACCACTTGCACCCAAACCATCCATTGAGTCTGTCCACGAAACCTTTCCCAACCACAAATCAGGCATCTGCACATTTGAAATCTTCCCCCCAACATGTGTCCCACAACATGTCCCATATCTTGTGTCCTCACCCATCCCCTCCTGTCCCCCAGAGCCTAACGGCGTCAGAATGCACTCTGCAGAGCCCACCCCTTCTAGGAGGCACCTGATGCAGTTCAGTTCCTTTCTCATGTTCCTTGAGCCCCATGTGGATGTGTGTGGTTGGCTAAGTGGGCAGGGAGGCGTTCTGGTACCTGGAGATGGCATGGCTCTACCCTACCTACCGCCCTTTGTCAGCAGCCTGGATGTGTTCAGTGCACTGCTCCGCACCAAGAGGTCTCTAACCAAATCATCCCTACAGCTGCTGAGTCAAGGATCCAAACCTCGACACCCCCAAGCAAAGCGCAAACCTGAtggcaaaacagaaaaaatgtcCAGTCAGCCCCCACCAAATCTACCAGACTCAACCTCTGGCGTTGGACTACATGGAGACCCACCAG ATTTCTCCATCAGCCCTGACCTCAgtgtggaggaggctgagctggtgGCATCGGTGCGTCAACTGGTGGCAGAGCGTTTTTCATCTAATCCTGCGTACCAGCTGCTGAAAGCCCGCTTCCTTTCCTGCTTCACGGTCCCAGCCCTGATGGCCACCGTCCCACCAGTAACAAAGAAAACTCTGGCTCGGCGAGATAATCAACAGGACGAAGAGGAGTGCGTAGAAGTGTTAGAGCtgaggaaaagcaaagaaagaagaagatggaggagatcAGAG GTAATCggggctgaggatgaggagcagctcTTCAATGACCCGGCGCTCATAATCCGGAGAAGAAAAGTTG GAGCTCTGCTGGACATTTTGCAGAGGACAGGGGTCAAAGGCTACACAGCCTTCCTAGAGAGTCTAGAGCTGGATTATCCTCAACTGTACAGTCGCATCACTGGGAAGGAGCCCAATAAAACCTTCAGCATCCTCATTGgttggtctgtctgtctgtctgtctgtcagtcattCGTCTATCCGTCCAAAGGTTGTTTATGTTATTTCTGTTTAGACACAGCAGGAGAATCTGGTTTGACTCAGTTCTTGATGTCAGAGCTCAGTCGACTGCAGAGGGTGCTACAAGATGAGAAAAGACGCCGTCAACTGGCCTGCTCTGTTGCAAAGGATCAG GAGGCTTGGTCtcgccagcagcagctgagggaccGCGAGCTCAGGAAGTTGACTGAGCGCGTGCAGAGGTTTCGGGAGGAGCGCGATCGTCTGAGCGAAGAGATGAAGCAGCTCAGGGATCACAACTACAGTTTGATGGCTGACATCAACACTCTGAACCAGGAGAAGAGCAATGCCCTGCTGGCCAACAGAGACCTGCAGATAGAG GTGGAGCGTCTGAAGAACACGGTGCAGCGAGCTGAGAGCCAGACTCGCCTGCTCCGCCGACGAACAGCTAGGCCACCGCAGGAG GGCAGAGGTATGATTCTGCCCACAGACACCTTCTTCCACCCCGATCgactggaggagcagaaagaggagaaaccagaggaaaagagggagacagaggaggacaccaaagaggaggagaaaaaagaagaggacaagaaggagcaaaagaagGAGAAGCTTAAGCACAGTCGAAATCCCCAAATGAACCTCCTCGCTACGGTGTTCAAACTAAGAAGGGAACTGcacaaagcagaggagcagagaaccAGG agtgtagaggagaaggaggagctggagctgtgctGTGCTGAGCTGAAGGGAGATGCCAAGATGTACCGCCAGCGAAACAAACAGAccctccatcagctggaggaggtgatcCGAGAGCGAGACAAG ACTCTGGTCctgcaggcagagcagcaggaagaggtgCGGCTGCTGATGCATGAGAAGGACCAGTACAGGGAGCATGTGAGGAAGCTCACTGAGCAATCTGATAAACTGGAGCTGCTCTTGCTGAGGTCACAGGGGGAGGTGCTACAGCTGCGGACACGCCTCCGCAGAATTACCTGCAACACCCACCAg TGTGAAagaagcagtgaggaagaggaggaatcGGCAGAGAAGGCCACCAAAG GCAGCAGTGGGACGTccggagagaaggaggaggcagcaacactgcagcagcacagctcagctccaggaGACGCCGAGGACTGTGAGGAGAAGAGCAGAACCGCTGCATCATGG GAGGAGCCGACAGATGGATGTGTGACCGTCGGAAATAGACCACACTTCTTTTACCGAAG GCAGCGTGCGCTAAGGTCAAAGTTCACCGGCTTGGATTACACAGGCTGTAACCTTGATGATAGCAGCATCAGCGACATCAGCGACTCTGACTGA